In the genome of Saccharomonospora viridis DSM 43017, one region contains:
- a CDS encoding GAP family protein: MAGLAVVDSTNFSLILGTLYLVVSNRRPMSRVLTFIGVFFSVYVLVGNLLVAGARSLEWDETTFDYIQLGIGVALLLYGLIAPRERRTRYNAEGTTSIAGAVGLGLAASAVEVTTALPYLGAIAIVTQAELSAPVVASLLVAYNLIAVGPCLLVALLYSRSESRFTAKIDAWLQRQREKRKTSRTGLLVLCVVAGLYISSDALFRLEYFGLVDIPDGAR; the protein is encoded by the coding sequence ATGGCAGGCCTTGCCGTTGTCGATTCGACCAACTTCTCCCTCATCCTGGGAACGCTCTACCTCGTCGTTTCCAACAGAAGACCGATGTCGCGGGTGCTGACGTTCATCGGTGTCTTCTTCTCGGTGTACGTCCTCGTCGGCAACCTGCTCGTGGCGGGCGCGCGGTCATTGGAGTGGGACGAGACAACCTTCGATTACATCCAACTCGGCATCGGAGTCGCGCTGCTGTTGTACGGGCTCATCGCGCCACGGGAGAGGAGAACGCGCTACAACGCCGAGGGGACGACGTCGATCGCCGGTGCCGTGGGGCTCGGTCTTGCCGCGTCAGCCGTCGAGGTGACGACGGCACTGCCGTACCTCGGTGCCATCGCCATCGTGACCCAAGCGGAGCTGTCGGCCCCCGTGGTCGCGTCGCTGCTCGTCGCCTACAACCTCATCGCGGTCGGCCCGTGTCTGCTCGTGGCACTGCTGTACTCGCGGTCCGAGAGCAGGTTCACAGCGAAGATCGACGCATGGCTGCAGCGCCAGCGTGAGAAGAGGAAGACCTCACGCACCGGCCTGTTGGTTCTGTGCGTCGTCGCCGGCCTGTACATCAGCAGCGATGCGCTGTTCCGACTGGAGTACTTCGGCCTCGTCGACATCCCCGACGGGGCGAGGTAG
- a CDS encoding SRPBCC family protein, protein MSTIQRSIDVDVPVRTAYNQWTQLETFPHFVDYLHRLIQRTDTLLHGDIEFAGRHHMFEVDLVDQQPDEWIAWQAAQGTPHSGRATFQPLDEDHSRVVVELTVPDTVADMAAQLTEQGLAGFKRYIEDRGRESGAWRGYIASTSTDSGTVLPHVSHGRRPVTGP, encoded by the coding sequence GTGAGTACCATTCAACGCTCGATCGACGTGGACGTCCCGGTGCGCACTGCCTACAACCAGTGGACCCAATTGGAGACGTTCCCCCACTTCGTCGACTACCTGCACCGACTCATCCAGCGCACGGACACCCTGCTGCACGGGGACATCGAGTTCGCCGGCCGACACCACATGTTCGAGGTCGACCTCGTCGACCAGCAGCCGGACGAGTGGATCGCCTGGCAAGCGGCTCAGGGCACCCCGCACAGTGGCAGAGCCACGTTCCAGCCCCTGGATGAGGACCACAGCCGGGTCGTGGTCGAACTGACGGTGCCCGACACCGTGGCGGACATGGCCGCCCAGCTCACCGAACAGGGACTGGCCGGGTTCAAGCGCTACATCGAGGACCGGGGCCGGGAATCCGGTGCGTGGCGCGGCTACATCGCCTCGACGTCCACCGACAGCGGCACCGTCCTCCCGCACGTGTCGCACGGCCGCCGTCCTGTGACCGGTCCGTAG
- a CDS encoding NAD-dependent protein deacetylase, with protein sequence MRPTVSWTPTVSAPRTTDLAEVVRVVGGRGVVVLSGAGLSTESGIPDYRGAGGTLRRHSPMTYQEFVGSEAARQRYWARSHVGWPVVAQARPNVGHRAVAALQRDGYVFGVITQNVDGLHQAAGATAVIELHGSLSRVVCLECGQLSSRRFLDRRLREANPTFRAEATRLNPDGDVDLPEGVVREFRTVPCHACGTGVLKPDVVFFGENVPRPRVEECYRLVDDAKALLVLGSSLAVMSGLRFVRHAAKAGKPVLIVNKGETRGDPHALVRVDRTLGPALAELADRLGCPLSEPAGNGSRIQRAVRG encoded by the coding sequence ATGAGACCGACTGTGAGCTGGACACCGACGGTGTCGGCACCGCGGACGACGGACCTGGCCGAGGTCGTCCGGGTGGTCGGCGGCCGTGGTGTCGTGGTCCTCAGCGGGGCGGGCCTGTCCACCGAGTCCGGCATTCCGGACTACCGCGGTGCCGGGGGAACGCTGCGGCGACATTCGCCGATGACATACCAGGAGTTCGTCGGTAGCGAGGCCGCCAGACAGCGGTACTGGGCCCGCAGCCACGTCGGCTGGCCGGTGGTCGCGCAGGCCCGGCCGAACGTGGGACATCGCGCGGTGGCGGCGCTCCAACGAGACGGGTACGTCTTTGGGGTCATCACGCAGAACGTCGACGGGCTGCACCAGGCGGCGGGTGCCACGGCGGTGATCGAACTGCACGGCAGCCTCAGCCGGGTGGTGTGCCTGGAGTGCGGGCAGCTCAGTTCTCGACGGTTCCTCGACCGGCGGTTGCGAGAGGCGAACCCGACCTTCCGGGCCGAGGCCACCCGCCTCAACCCGGACGGCGACGTCGACCTGCCCGAGGGCGTCGTGCGCGAATTCCGGACCGTGCCATGCCACGCCTGCGGCACCGGGGTGCTCAAACCGGATGTGGTGTTCTTCGGCGAGAACGTGCCCCGCCCCCGGGTGGAGGAGTGCTACCGCCTGGTCGACGACGCGAAAGCGCTCCTTGTGCTCGGCTCCTCCCTGGCCGTGATGTCCGGACTGCGTTTCGTCCGGCACGCCGCGAAGGCGGGCAAACCGGTGCTCATCGTGAACAAAGGTGAGACCCGAGGCGATCCCCACGCCTTGGTGCGGGTCGACCGGACCTTGGGGCCCGCACTGGCCGAACTGGCCGACCGACTCGGCTGTCCCCTGTCCGAACCGGCCGGGAACGGGTCCCGGATCCAGCGGGCCGTTCGTGGCTGA
- a CDS encoding Lrp/AsnC family transcriptional regulator, producing the protein MPHDGPVDEVDAKLLLELTRHPRATTLALADRVGISRNTAQSRLTRLEGNTLDSFERRIPPASLGYPLTAFITAQVTQRRLDEVAEALAEIPEVLEVHGISGPVDLLIHVVARDADDLYRIAGRILAIPGIERTNTSLVMRRLVDYRITPLLRRAAE; encoded by the coding sequence ATGCCCCATGACGGTCCGGTCGACGAGGTCGATGCCAAACTCCTGTTGGAACTGACCCGGCACCCCCGTGCGACCACCCTCGCTCTCGCCGACCGCGTCGGCATCTCCCGCAACACGGCCCAATCCCGGCTCACCCGTCTGGAGGGGAACACTCTCGACTCGTTCGAGCGCCGCATCCCACCGGCCTCGCTGGGATATCCGCTCACCGCGTTCATCACCGCCCAGGTGACCCAGCGCCGGCTCGACGAGGTCGCCGAAGCGCTCGCCGAGATCCCCGAAGTGCTGGAGGTGCACGGCATCTCCGGACCGGTGGACCTGCTGATCCACGTGGTCGCCCGCGACGCCGACGACCTCTACCGCATCGCGGGTCGCATCCTCGCCATCCCCGGGATCGAGCGCACCAACACCAGCTTGGTGATGCGGCGACTCGTGGATTACCGGATCACCCCGCTGCTCCGCCGCGCGGCCGAATGA
- a CDS encoding transketolase-like TK C-terminal-containing protein: protein MSESVTAPATTDVLRAIEDRVLWLSSAIIHHANRVRPNPSGLKVGGHQASSASMVSIMTALWFNHLRPQDRVSVKPHASPVLHAINYLLGELDESYLPRLREFGGLQSYPSRIKDPDPVDYSTGSVGIGATAPIWGAMSRRYVDIAFGGAGVGRQYSLVGDAELDEGAVWEAVLDPNVAELGELVWIVDLNRQSLDRVVPNIAADKLQRMFAAAGWQVIQLKYGSLLEELFTRPGGAELRQRIDAMTNPEYQRLLRCDATELRRRLPGEGPSAQAINELVASLDDTTLVDAIANLGGHDLAALDRALGMIDDTRPTVIFAYTVKGYGLAMKGHPQNHSALLTDAQMRELAERLGADLDDPWRAFPEGSPEHELCRATARRLKRPEFPPLPPPAIPVDFGRTPSGTATTQAALGRVLLDLTREAPDAARRVVTVSPDVSSTTNLGGWINKVGVWSVQERPNWFADDAETILQWQEKPTGQHIELGIAEVNLVGLISELGTTWSRWGQPLLPIGVLYDPFVERALEPWSYGIYAGGQSILVGTPSGVTLAPEGGAHQSIKTPSIGLEQPGCLTYEPAFAQDVEWTLLAALAQLGKPGGSSAYLRLSTRPVDQSLAAVPTDPAARERRRRQVVAGAYALRRTENVKVTIAAMGAVVPEALDAATRLDQIGIPTDVVCVTSPDLLYRAVRARQGHEQADTWILDQVFPAERATPLVTVLDGHPHTLSFLATINRVATSALGVTRFGQSGSLEDVYHHHGIDTDSIVRAALDITE, encoded by the coding sequence ATGAGCGAGTCCGTCACCGCCCCGGCCACCACGGACGTCCTGCGCGCGATAGAGGACCGAGTGCTGTGGTTGTCGAGCGCGATCATCCACCACGCCAATCGGGTCCGGCCGAATCCGTCGGGGTTGAAGGTCGGCGGGCACCAGGCGTCGTCGGCCTCGATGGTGTCGATCATGACCGCGTTGTGGTTCAACCATCTGCGTCCGCAGGACCGGGTGTCGGTGAAACCGCACGCCTCGCCGGTGTTGCACGCGATCAACTACCTGCTGGGTGAGCTGGACGAGTCGTACCTGCCTCGGCTGCGTGAGTTCGGCGGTCTGCAGAGTTATCCGAGCCGCATCAAAGACCCCGATCCCGTCGACTACTCCACCGGATCGGTCGGCATCGGTGCGACCGCGCCGATCTGGGGCGCGATGTCCCGACGCTACGTCGACATCGCCTTCGGGGGCGCGGGAGTCGGGCGGCAGTACTCGCTGGTCGGGGACGCCGAGCTGGACGAGGGCGCCGTGTGGGAGGCCGTGCTCGACCCCAATGTCGCCGAGCTGGGCGAGCTCGTCTGGATCGTCGACCTCAACCGCCAGTCGTTGGACCGGGTCGTGCCCAACATCGCCGCTGACAAGCTGCAGCGGATGTTCGCCGCCGCCGGCTGGCAGGTCATCCAGCTCAAGTACGGCAGTCTGTTGGAGGAGCTGTTCACGCGTCCGGGCGGTGCCGAGCTGCGGCAGCGCATCGACGCCATGACCAACCCGGAGTACCAGCGGCTGCTGCGGTGCGACGCCACCGAACTGCGCCGCCGGCTGCCCGGTGAAGGGCCTTCGGCCCAGGCCATCAACGAGCTCGTCGCGAGCCTCGACGACACGACCCTGGTCGATGCGATCGCGAATCTCGGCGGACACGATCTGGCGGCGCTGGACCGCGCTCTGGGCATGATCGACGACACCCGTCCCACGGTGATCTTCGCCTACACCGTCAAAGGCTACGGCTTGGCGATGAAGGGGCATCCGCAGAACCACTCGGCGCTGCTCACCGATGCACAGATGCGCGAGCTGGCCGAGCGCCTGGGCGCCGATCTGGACGACCCATGGCGCGCGTTCCCCGAGGGCAGTCCAGAGCACGAGCTGTGCCGGGCGACCGCGCGACGCCTGAAGCGGCCCGAGTTCCCGCCCCTTCCCCCGCCCGCGATCCCCGTCGACTTCGGCCGCACCCCCTCCGGCACCGCCACCACCCAGGCCGCGCTGGGCCGTGTTCTGCTCGACCTCACCCGCGAAGCACCCGACGCCGCGCGGCGCGTCGTCACCGTCAGTCCCGACGTCAGCTCCACCACCAACCTGGGCGGCTGGATCAACAAGGTCGGCGTGTGGTCGGTCCAGGAACGTCCGAACTGGTTCGCCGACGATGCCGAGACCATCCTGCAGTGGCAGGAGAAACCCACCGGCCAGCACATCGAGCTCGGTATCGCCGAGGTCAACCTGGTCGGCCTGATCAGCGAGCTGGGCACGACCTGGAGTCGCTGGGGCCAACCCCTTCTGCCGATCGGTGTGCTCTACGACCCGTTCGTCGAACGGGCTCTGGAACCGTGGTCCTACGGCATCTACGCCGGTGGCCAGTCGATCCTCGTCGGCACCCCGTCCGGTGTCACCCTCGCCCCCGAGGGTGGGGCACACCAGTCGATCAAGACGCCGTCGATCGGTCTGGAGCAGCCCGGCTGCCTCACCTACGAGCCGGCGTTCGCCCAGGACGTCGAATGGACGTTGCTCGCCGCTCTCGCCCAGCTCGGCAAACCCGGTGGTTCGTCGGCCTACCTGCGGCTGTCCACCCGGCCCGTCGACCAGTCACTGGCCGCCGTGCCCACCGACCCCGCCGCCCGGGAACGCCGCCGCCGCCAGGTCGTCGCCGGCGCCTACGCCCTGCGCCGCACCGAGAACGTGAAGGTCACCATCGCCGCCATGGGCGCCGTCGTCCCCGAGGCCCTCGACGCCGCTACCCGGCTGGACCAGATCGGCATCCCCACGGACGTGGTGTGCGTGACCAGCCCCGACCTGCTCTACCGTGCCGTGCGCGCACGCCAGGGCCACGAACAGGCCGACACCTGGATCCTCGACCAGGTCTTCCCCGCTGAACGTGCCACGCCGCTGGTCACCGTCCTGGACGGACACCCGCACACCCTGTCGTTCCTGGCCACGATCAACCGCGTCGCCACCAGCGCGCTCGGCGTGACCCGTTTCGGGCAATCAGGCTCGTTGGAGGATGTCTATCACCATCACGGCATCGACACCGACAGCATCGTCCGCGCCGCGCTCGACATCACCGAGTGA
- a CDS encoding LPXTG cell wall anchor domain-containing protein has translation MSDRAKVPGRTSDATVVLFHDRDGDNLDDEDEYVSGVTVGLRDVDDEDAPLVTAVTDEQGRAVFTDQQAGLYHIEIFGPWQREEVSAAFARVHATYGEHHNTTTVGIVPGPDRPLPGEDGDSAGTALTGVSPADPSANPPAGSQDRADDVAALASTGTDAMTLVGVGAGVLLAGVATVVVTRRRANGSAA, from the coding sequence GTGAGCGACCGGGCGAAGGTGCCGGGTCGGACCTCCGATGCGACCGTCGTCCTCTTCCACGACCGTGACGGCGACAACCTCGACGACGAGGACGAGTACGTGTCCGGGGTGACGGTCGGGCTGCGAGACGTCGACGACGAGGACGCCCCGCTGGTGACGGCTGTGACCGACGAGCAGGGGCGCGCGGTGTTCACCGACCAGCAGGCTGGTCTGTACCACATCGAGATCTTCGGTCCGTGGCAGCGCGAGGAGGTCTCCGCCGCTTTCGCTCGAGTACACGCGACGTACGGGGAACACCACAACACGACCACCGTCGGCATCGTCCCGGGGCCTGACCGGCCGTTGCCGGGGGAGGACGGGGACAGCGCCGGTACCGCACTGACGGGTGTCTCGCCCGCAGACCCGTCGGCGAATCCGCCGGCAGGTTCCCAGGATCGGGCGGACGACGTTGCCGCACTCGCCTCCACCGGAACCGACGCGATGACGCTCGTCGGCGTGGGAGCGGGGGTACTGCTCGCCGGTGTCGCCACGGTCGTGGTCACGCGCCGCCGCGCGAACGGCTCGGCCGCTTAG